In Pseudovibrio brasiliensis, the following are encoded in one genomic region:
- a CDS encoding DUF6867 family protein, producing MGILYGSSMPAFIMLVVVLGGLAAAATGRSIATTWRPLPILFWFIFLLSLAMRFLSFALFEEPLLSIQYLVVDYAILIGIALVSYRVTRTNQMVTQYSWLYQKTGPFGWKLKPGQQDNY from the coding sequence ATGGGTATTCTTTATGGCAGCTCGATGCCTGCCTTTATCATGCTGGTTGTTGTTCTTGGCGGGCTGGCAGCTGCTGCAACGGGTCGTTCCATTGCGACCACGTGGCGGCCTTTGCCGATCCTGTTCTGGTTCATCTTCCTGCTGTCGCTGGCGATGCGTTTTCTTTCGTTCGCGCTGTTTGAAGAGCCGCTGCTGTCCATTCAGTATCTGGTGGTGGACTACGCCATTCTCATCGGCATTGCGCTGGTGAGCTACCGCGTGACCCGCACCAACCAGATGGTGACGCAGTACAGCTGGCTTTATCAGAAGACAGGTCCGTTTGGCTGGAAGCTGAAGCCGGGCCAGCAAGATAATTACTAA
- a CDS encoding ABC transporter ATP-binding protein: MSAQQPLLSIRGVQTFYGKIQALHGVDLDVYEGEIVTLIGANGAGKSTLMMTVCGTPQARHGSVSYCGEDITYKPTFEIMRTGIAQSPEGRRIFPRMTVLENLMMGGMVAGNEHFEEDLRRAFELFPRLKERQQQRGGTLSGGEQQMLAIARALMSRPRLLLLDEPSLGLAPIIVSQIFEAIAELNRTDGLTVFLVEQNAYHALKLAHRGYVMVNGTITMTGTGKELLSREEVKAAYLEGGAH; encoded by the coding sequence ATGAGCGCACAACAACCACTCCTGAGCATTCGTGGTGTTCAAACTTTCTACGGCAAGATTCAGGCGCTGCATGGTGTTGATCTTGATGTGTATGAAGGGGAGATCGTTACGCTGATTGGTGCCAATGGCGCCGGCAAGTCGACCCTGATGATGACTGTTTGCGGTACGCCGCAGGCCCGTCATGGCTCGGTGTCGTATTGCGGTGAGGACATCACCTACAAGCCGACGTTTGAGATCATGCGCACTGGCATCGCTCAATCTCCTGAAGGGCGCCGTATCTTCCCACGCATGACGGTTCTGGAGAACCTGATGATGGGCGGTATGGTTGCCGGAAACGAGCACTTTGAAGAAGACCTGCGCCGTGCGTTTGAGCTGTTTCCGCGTTTGAAAGAACGTCAGCAGCAGCGCGGTGGGACACTGTCGGGCGGCGAGCAGCAGATGCTGGCGATTGCCCGCGCGCTGATGAGCCGTCCGCGTCTTCTTCTGCTGGATGAGCCGTCTCTTGGTCTGGCACCGATTATCGTGTCGCAGATCTTTGAGGCAATTGCTGAGCTGAACCGGACCGATGGTCTGACCGTGTTCCTTGTTGAGCAGAATGCGTATCACGCGCTGAAGCTGGCTCACCGGGGCTACGTGATGGTCAACGGCACAATCACCATGACCGGCACAGGTAAGGAGCTTCTGTCTCGTGAAGAGGTGAAAGCGGCTTATCTTGAAGGCGGCGCACATTAG
- a CDS encoding ABC transporter ATP-binding protein, translated as MSTWDNNPVLKVEHLTMRFGGLTAVGDLSFNVGRGDITALIGPNGAGKTTVFNCITGFYKPTEGRLVMNRSNGEKHLLERKPDFKITAEAKVARTFQNIRLFGGMTILENLMVAQHNPLMVASNWTIGGLLGLGGYKKSNVDAIETAKYWLERIDLIDRADAPAADLSYGDQRRLEIARAMCTGPELLCLDEPAAGLNPKESLELNTLLQYIRKEHDTSVLLIEHDMSVVMEISDHVVVLDYGVKISDGTPEFVKNDPHVIAAYLGVEDDEVDQVEEEVGIV; from the coding sequence ATGAGCACCTGGGACAACAACCCTGTTCTGAAGGTTGAGCACCTGACCATGCGCTTTGGCGGTCTGACCGCTGTTGGCGACCTGAGCTTCAATGTTGGGCGCGGTGACATTACTGCGCTGATCGGACCGAACGGTGCGGGTAAAACCACAGTGTTTAACTGCATCACCGGGTTCTACAAGCCGACTGAAGGTCGTCTGGTGATGAACCGCTCCAACGGAGAAAAGCATCTTCTGGAGCGTAAGCCAGACTTCAAGATTACGGCTGAGGCGAAAGTTGCCCGTACCTTCCAGAACATCCGTCTGTTTGGCGGTATGACCATTCTGGAAAACCTGATGGTGGCACAGCACAATCCGCTGATGGTTGCTTCCAACTGGACGATTGGTGGTCTGCTCGGTCTGGGCGGCTACAAAAAGTCCAATGTGGATGCGATTGAGACAGCCAAATACTGGCTGGAGCGGATCGATCTGATCGATCGGGCTGATGCGCCTGCAGCGGACCTTTCCTACGGTGATCAGCGCCGTCTGGAAATTGCCCGTGCCATGTGTACCGGCCCTGAGCTTCTTTGTCTGGATGAACCAGCTGCTGGTTTGAACCCGAAAGAGAGCCTGGAGCTGAACACTCTGCTTCAATACATCCGTAAGGAGCATGACACGTCTGTTCTTCTGATTGAGCATGACATGTCTGTTGTGATGGAAATCTCCGACCACGTTGTGGTGCTGGATTACGGCGTGAAGATTTCTGATGGCACCCCAGAGTTCGTGAAGAACGATCCGCACGTGATTGCGGCTTACCTGGGTGTTGAGGATGATGAAGTTGATCAGGTTGAAGAGGAGGTGGGCATCGTATGA
- the livM gene encoding high-affinity branched-chain amino acid ABC transporter permease LivM, whose protein sequence is MQARQRDSLLVASLKDSLGGAVITFALACVMVGLKVDVASGRGAELFLEHRWLAVATAVIVVFAGRFLLNMFFWKREDAPSIGLSGFLPKGGLGNGTASILKYGMLILAVALPFALMFWLGSRGSRQYIDLAILVLTYVMLGWGLNIVVGLAGLLDLGYVAFYAVGAYSYALLAHYFGFSFWICLPLAGILAAFWGIILGFPVLRLRGDYLAIVTLAFGEIIRVVLLNWYEFTGGPDGLSGIPRPSFFGLEFTRGEGGFADFFGLKYNSIHRIIFLYYLIFIMAMLTNFVTMRLRRMPIGRAWEALREDEIACRALGINTTNTKLTAFALGAMFGGFAGSFFATRQGFISPESFTFLESAIILAIVVLGGLGSQMGVVIAAVVMIGGFEFFREFEEYRMLVFGMIMVVIMVWKPRGLVSSRTPSVALSKNAKGISADLVQEGHG, encoded by the coding sequence ATGCAAGCAAGACAAAGAGATAGCTTGCTTGTTGCAAGCCTGAAAGACAGTCTGGGTGGTGCGGTTATTACCTTCGCACTGGCCTGTGTCATGGTGGGTCTCAAGGTTGATGTTGCCTCTGGCCGTGGTGCCGAACTCTTCCTTGAACACCGCTGGCTAGCGGTTGCTACCGCTGTGATTGTTGTGTTCGCAGGTCGCTTCCTGCTGAACATGTTCTTCTGGAAGCGTGAAGATGCACCAAGCATCGGGCTTTCCGGGTTCCTACCAAAAGGCGGACTGGGGAACGGTACTGCGAGCATCCTGAAATACGGAATGCTTATTCTGGCCGTAGCCCTGCCATTTGCATTGATGTTCTGGCTCGGCTCTCGTGGCTCCCGTCAGTATATCGACCTTGCCATTCTTGTGCTCACCTATGTGATGCTGGGGTGGGGCCTGAACATCGTGGTTGGCCTTGCTGGTCTTCTGGACCTTGGCTACGTGGCCTTTTACGCAGTGGGTGCTTACTCCTACGCGTTGCTGGCGCACTACTTCGGTTTCTCCTTCTGGATCTGTCTTCCGCTGGCCGGTATTCTGGCTGCGTTCTGGGGCATTATTCTGGGCTTCCCGGTTCTGAGGCTTCGAGGGGATTACCTTGCCATTGTGACGCTTGCGTTTGGTGAGATTATCCGAGTGGTTCTGCTGAACTGGTACGAGTTTACCGGTGGTCCTGATGGTCTTTCCGGCATTCCGCGTCCAAGCTTCTTTGGTCTGGAGTTCACCCGTGGTGAAGGTGGTTTTGCTGACTTCTTCGGCCTGAAATACAACAGTATCCATCGCATTATCTTCCTGTACTACCTCATCTTTATCATGGCGATGCTCACCAACTTCGTGACTATGCGTTTGCGCAGAATGCCGATTGGTCGTGCATGGGAAGCGCTGCGTGAAGATGAGATTGCGTGTCGTGCGCTTGGTATCAACACCACCAATACCAAGCTGACAGCTTTTGCTCTTGGTGCGATGTTCGGTGGGTTTGCGGGCTCCTTCTTCGCAACACGTCAGGGCTTTATTTCTCCTGAGAGTTTCACCTTCCTTGAATCTGCGATCATTCTTGCGATCGTGGTGCTGGGTGGTCTCGGTTCGCAAATGGGCGTTGTGATTGCAGCGGTTGTGATGATCGGTGGCTTTGAGTTCTTCCGAGAGTTTGAAGAATATCGCATGCTTGTCTTTGGCATGATCATGGTTGTCATCATGGTCTGGAAGCCTCGTGGGCTTGTTTCCAGCAGAACGCCGAGTGTGGCACTTTCCAAAAATGCAAAAGGCATTTCTGCCGATCTTGTTCAGGAGGGCCACGGATGA
- a CDS encoding ABC transporter permease subunit yields the protein MDYFLQQLINGVTLGSIYGLIAIGYTMVYGIIGMINFAHGDIFMVGSFVALILIVALGITAATPVLLLILALALVLVVAMALTAVWGWTVERIAYRPLRGSFRLAPLITAIGASIALQNFVQVSQGAKNKPLQPLISGGFQLTDGGADGSGFIVNLSYVQILIVVTTVILMVGFTYLINNTNLGRSQRACEQDRKMAALLGVNVDRTISLTFVMGASLAAVAGLMFLLYYGVVDFYIGFLAGVKAFTAAVLGGIGSLPGAMLGGLLIGLIETFWSGYFSVEYKDVAAFSILAIVLIFMPEGLLGQPEVEKV from the coding sequence ATGGATTACTTTCTCCAACAACTTATCAATGGTGTGACGCTTGGGTCCATTTATGGGCTCATCGCCATCGGCTATACAATGGTCTATGGCATTATCGGCATGATTAACTTCGCCCATGGCGACATCTTCATGGTCGGTTCTTTCGTTGCACTTATTCTAATTGTTGCACTTGGCATTACTGCCGCTACACCGGTGCTTCTTTTGATTTTGGCTCTGGCCCTCGTTCTTGTGGTGGCCATGGCTCTGACTGCTGTTTGGGGGTGGACAGTAGAGCGTATTGCCTATCGGCCTTTGCGTGGTTCCTTCCGACTTGCACCGCTGATTACTGCAATTGGTGCATCAATTGCTCTTCAGAACTTTGTTCAGGTTTCTCAAGGCGCGAAAAACAAACCACTTCAGCCGCTGATTTCGGGAGGATTTCAGCTGACTGATGGTGGCGCAGACGGCTCTGGCTTTATCGTCAACCTGTCTTACGTGCAGATCCTGATTGTGGTGACCACCGTCATTCTGATGGTTGGGTTTACTTACCTCATCAACAATACAAATCTTGGCCGTTCGCAGCGCGCTTGTGAGCAGGACCGTAAGATGGCAGCGTTGCTTGGCGTGAACGTCGACCGCACCATCTCACTGACCTTCGTCATGGGTGCTTCTCTGGCAGCTGTCGCAGGCCTGATGTTCCTTCTCTATTATGGCGTTGTCGACTTCTACATTGGCTTCCTTGCTGGTGTTAAGGCGTTTACCGCTGCGGTGCTGGGTGGCATTGGTTCCCTGCCGGGCGCGATGCTCGGTGGCCTGCTAATCGGTCTGATTGAGACATTCTGGTCCGGTTATTTCTCAGTTGAGTACAAGGACGTGGCCGCATTCTCGATCCTGGCGATCGTACTCATCTTTATGCCGGAAGGTCTTCTCGGCCAACCTGAGGTGGAGAAGGTATAA
- a CDS encoding flavin reductase — translation MSRLGASVHLLASAGSAGRVGATVSSVCSVSDDPATLLVCLNRSAKVNQIVKDNGVFSINTLIHDHTDLSNVFAGQGDLSMEERFTKGSWGTLATGSPILESARVSFDCHIKEVTEVGTHSVIFGEVVAARLGEFAPALIYLDRNYHSV, via the coding sequence ATGAGTCGTTTAGGCGCTTCAGTTCACTTGCTTGCCAGTGCCGGTTCTGCCGGTCGCGTTGGCGCAACAGTTTCATCTGTCTGTTCTGTGTCAGATGATCCGGCCACCCTGCTCGTCTGCCTCAACCGCAGCGCAAAGGTGAATCAGATCGTCAAAGACAACGGCGTCTTTTCCATCAACACACTCATTCATGACCACACCGATCTTTCCAATGTCTTCGCAGGTCAGGGCGACCTGTCAATGGAAGAACGCTTCACAAAAGGAAGCTGGGGCACTCTGGCAACAGGAAGCCCGATATTGGAGAGCGCACGCGTCAGCTTTGACTGCCACATTAAAGAAGTGACTGAAGTTGGCACGCACTCTGTTATATTTGGTGAGGTGGTCGCAGCACGTCTGGGTGAATTTGCACCTGCTCTGATCTACCTTGATCGGAACTATCATTCCGTCTGA
- a CDS encoding P1 family peptidase encodes MTPAPRNLITDVPGLKVGNAHCEKTKSGVTVLIPDEQAVASVAILGGAPGTRDIALLEPEQTVNAIDALVLSGGSAFGLDAGSGAQVRLAELGKGFSVGSAVIPITPTAILFDLLNGGDKSWGRNPIYREMGIEAVDNAAEEFDLGSAGAGFGATTADLKGGLGSASLSLPRGGTVGALIAVNALGRTTIGDTPYFWAAPSEQNGEFGGLGWPTEMPGMDRTVQTKFTLGTIDLSPNTNTTIGIVATDLILTKSEAKRIATAAHDGYARALWPAHTPMDGDLLFVISTGKRKMQDPLVELLELGAYAAQTVSRAIARGVYSASEYPGDTVPTWKSQHGSR; translated from the coding sequence ATGACACCAGCACCACGCAATCTGATAACCGACGTTCCGGGATTGAAAGTCGGCAATGCCCATTGCGAAAAGACCAAGTCCGGTGTCACGGTCCTCATACCCGACGAACAGGCTGTTGCGTCCGTCGCCATTTTGGGCGGCGCCCCAGGCACCCGCGATATCGCTCTTCTGGAACCAGAGCAAACCGTCAATGCCATCGATGCCCTCGTACTGTCCGGCGGCTCCGCATTCGGACTGGATGCAGGCAGCGGCGCACAGGTGCGACTGGCAGAGCTCGGCAAAGGTTTCAGTGTTGGCAGTGCAGTCATCCCAATTACCCCCACAGCTATTCTATTCGATCTCCTCAACGGGGGGGATAAATCGTGGGGCAGAAATCCTATTTACCGCGAAATGGGCATCGAAGCAGTCGACAACGCAGCTGAAGAGTTCGACCTCGGCTCCGCTGGCGCAGGCTTTGGCGCAACCACCGCAGACCTCAAAGGTGGCCTCGGCTCCGCCTCCCTGTCCCTCCCGCGCGGTGGAACTGTTGGCGCCCTGATCGCAGTGAACGCACTGGGCCGCACAACCATCGGCGACACGCCTTACTTCTGGGCAGCCCCAAGCGAGCAAAACGGTGAGTTCGGTGGTCTCGGCTGGCCAACAGAAATGCCGGGCATGGATCGTACCGTGCAGACCAAGTTCACTCTGGGCACTATAGATCTGTCCCCAAACACCAACACCACCATCGGCATCGTTGCCACAGATTTGATCCTCACCAAGTCCGAAGCCAAGCGCATCGCCACAGCCGCCCACGACGGTTATGCCCGCGCGCTCTGGCCTGCACACACCCCAATGGACGGTGACCTGCTCTTCGTGATCTCAACCGGCAAAAGAAAAATGCAAGACCCTCTGGTCGAGCTGCTGGAACTGGGCGCCTATGCTGCCCAAACCGTATCCCGAGCCATCGCTCGCGGCGTGTACTCTGCATCCGAGTACCCTGGTGACACAGTACCAACGTGGAAGAGCCAACACGGATCACGGTAG
- a CDS encoding efflux RND transporter permease subunit, with translation MDIARYSIEKPVNVWMVVLIALLGGIWALGGIGRLEDPAFTIKEAQVITSYPGASASEVEEEVTERLESAIQQMPQLKEVRSTSEPGLSRIQVEMKDTYDGTELPQVWDELRRKVNDEVPNLPSGVRTPIVYDSFGDVFGMYYAMTADGYSNRDIRKTVKELRRELLTVDNVAKVSILGAPEDEIIIAMDQDRLAQLGITIADVQNVLNAENAIQANGTTVSGDLRIRISTVSAFDSYRSIQDLVIGNPGSTAMVRLSDVATLSVEEPENPSVLVRHNGQRAVTLGVAAVEDTNIVAVGQGVEAHLNELRANLPVGMEIIPIYEQHRVVDQAVGSFVWNLVMSVSIVIVVLGIFMGWRAAVVVGSVLLLTVLSTILLMNLGGIELERISLGALVIAMGMLVDNAIVVAEGMMINMQRGMRPIKAASTVVEQTKWPLLGATVIGIMAFSGIGLSSDATGEFMFSLFAVVGISLLMSWLFAILVTPLFGKYFFKMSSISGDDHDPYRGILYTMFRKILVLTLKLRWLSLAALIGVTVVCFWSFQFVANSFFPNSATPLFYVNYWLPHGTDIHATARDMEKLENEILSLPGVVSTNTFIGQGATRFMLTYAAQDGSSNYGQVIVRTENTDIIDDMALKIREFGAQELPQGQVYTERLVFGPPSGADVQTRITGPDADVLRAISEEMMAIYKDPQYRLSDVRTDWRERELVMQPKFDEQRARIAGITRQDLSTAIQFTSDGIRAGSYRDLDEDIPIIVKRQRGEGETASEALVNTLVWSSQQRKYVPIDQVTSGIATVAEDTLIRRQDRVKTLSVLGASAPDELASVAHARIRGAIEAVPLPDGYSMEWGGEYENSQEANESLGSKVPVTFLVMIVISILLFSKVREPLIIWLIVPMSVNGVVIGLLGTGLPLDFMAILGVLSLSGMLIKNAIVLLEEIDLQLEEGGDRFDAVVRASVSRLRPVSMAAITTILGMAPLIVDPMFASMSVTIMGGLAFATVLTLIAVPLLFIIFYRIHPTKGAGKGEADKPLKKLEEKVSDDQKAEPEPA, from the coding sequence ATGGATATTGCACGCTACTCAATCGAGAAGCCGGTCAATGTCTGGATGGTTGTTCTGATTGCTCTTCTTGGGGGCATTTGGGCGCTTGGCGGCATTGGTCGACTGGAAGATCCGGCATTTACCATTAAAGAAGCGCAGGTGATCACCTCCTATCCGGGTGCAAGCGCTTCTGAGGTTGAGGAAGAAGTTACTGAACGGCTGGAAAGCGCCATTCAGCAGATGCCTCAGTTGAAAGAAGTTCGTAGTACATCTGAGCCGGGTCTCTCCCGTATTCAGGTGGAAATGAAAGACACTTATGATGGCACTGAGCTGCCTCAGGTGTGGGATGAGCTGCGTCGTAAGGTCAACGATGAAGTGCCGAACCTGCCGAGTGGTGTTCGTACTCCGATTGTTTACGACAGCTTTGGTGACGTGTTCGGCATGTACTATGCCATGACTGCTGATGGGTACTCCAACCGGGATATCCGTAAGACTGTCAAGGAACTGCGTCGTGAGCTGCTGACTGTCGATAATGTTGCGAAGGTTTCTATTCTCGGAGCGCCTGAGGATGAGATCATCATTGCAATGGATCAGGATCGGTTGGCACAGCTCGGTATCACCATCGCTGACGTGCAGAACGTTCTGAATGCTGAAAATGCTATTCAGGCGAACGGTACGACTGTTTCCGGTGATCTGCGCATTCGCATCTCAACTGTTTCCGCCTTTGATAGCTACCGCAGTATTCAGGATCTTGTAATTGGTAATCCGGGTTCTACTGCAATGGTGCGCCTGTCTGATGTGGCAACGCTCTCTGTTGAAGAACCTGAAAACCCTAGTGTTTTGGTTCGTCATAATGGTCAGCGTGCCGTTACTCTTGGTGTGGCTGCTGTTGAAGACACAAACATTGTTGCAGTTGGTCAGGGTGTTGAAGCGCATCTGAACGAGCTGCGTGCAAACCTGCCAGTTGGCATGGAAATCATCCCGATTTACGAACAGCACCGTGTGGTTGATCAGGCTGTTGGTTCCTTCGTGTGGAACCTTGTGATGTCTGTTTCCATCGTGATTGTGGTGCTCGGTATCTTCATGGGCTGGCGTGCTGCTGTTGTGGTGGGTTCTGTTCTGCTGCTGACCGTGCTTTCAACAATCCTGCTGATGAACCTTGGTGGTATTGAGCTTGAGCGTATTTCGCTTGGTGCTCTCGTGATTGCCATGGGTATGTTGGTGGACAATGCGATCGTTGTTGCTGAAGGTATGATGATCAACATGCAGCGCGGTATGCGGCCTATTAAAGCTGCGTCGACCGTTGTGGAGCAGACCAAGTGGCCACTGCTGGGTGCGACAGTTATCGGGATTATGGCGTTCTCCGGTATCGGTCTTTCCAGCGATGCGACTGGTGAATTTATGTTCTCCCTGTTCGCAGTTGTTGGTATCTCCCTGTTGATGTCCTGGTTGTTTGCGATCCTCGTTACACCGCTGTTTGGTAAGTACTTCTTCAAGATGTCTTCCATCTCCGGTGATGACCATGATCCATATCGCGGCATCCTTTACACCATGTTCCGTAAGATTCTGGTGCTGACTCTGAAGCTGCGCTGGCTGTCTCTGGCTGCTTTGATCGGTGTGACTGTGGTTTGCTTCTGGTCCTTCCAGTTTGTTGCAAACTCCTTCTTCCCGAACTCTGCGACCCCGCTGTTCTACGTGAACTACTGGTTGCCTCATGGTACCGACATTCATGCGACTGCGCGTGATATGGAGAAGCTCGAGAACGAGATCCTGTCTCTGCCGGGTGTTGTTTCAACCAATACTTTCATCGGGCAGGGTGCGACCCGCTTTATGCTGACTTATGCGGCTCAAGATGGAAGTTCCAACTATGGTCAGGTGATCGTACGTACTGAGAACACTGATATCATTGATGATATGGCCCTGAAAATCCGCGAGTTTGGTGCTCAGGAACTACCTCAGGGACAGGTTTATACTGAACGTTTGGTGTTTGGTCCTCCGTCTGGTGCAGATGTTCAGACGCGTATTACTGGCCCTGACGCTGATGTTCTGCGGGCAATCTCTGAAGAGATGATGGCGATCTATAAAGATCCTCAGTACCGCTTGAGCGATGTTCGTACTGACTGGCGTGAGCGCGAGTTAGTAATGCAGCCGAAGTTCGATGAGCAGCGTGCGCGTATTGCCGGTATCACTCGTCAGGATCTTTCTACTGCAATTCAGTTTACCTCTGATGGTATCCGTGCTGGCAGCTATCGTGATTTGGATGAAGACATTCCGATCATTGTGAAGCGTCAACGCGGAGAAGGTGAGACTGCCTCTGAAGCTCTTGTAAACACACTGGTTTGGAGTTCTCAGCAGCGCAAGTACGTGCCGATTGATCAGGTGACTTCCGGTATTGCCACTGTGGCTGAGGATACTTTGATCCGTCGCCAAGATCGTGTGAAGACGTTGAGTGTGCTTGGTGCGAGTGCGCCGGATGAGTTGGCGTCGGTTGCGCATGCTCGAATTCGTGGTGCGATTGAAGCTGTTCCGCTGCCGGATGGGTATTCCATGGAGTGGGGTGGTGAGTATGAGAACTCTCAGGAGGCAAATGAATCGCTGGGGAGTAAGGTACCAGTCACCTTCCTTGTGATGATTGTTATCTCCATCCTGCTGTTCTCTAAGGTTCGGGAACCACTCATCATCTGGCTGATCGTACCGATGTCTGTCAACGGTGTGGTGATTGGTCTGCTGGGAACAGGTCTGCCGCTGGACTTCATGGCGATCCTCGGTGTGCTGTCTCTGTCAGGCATGTTGATCAAGAACGCGATCGTTCTGCTGGAAGAGATTGATCTTCAGCTGGAAGAAGGTGGAGACCGGTTTGATGCTGTGGTTCGTGCGAGTGTTTCTCGTCTGCGTCCGGTGTCTATGGCGGCGATCACGACGATCCTTGGTATGGCTCCGCTGATTGTTGATCCGATGTTCGCGAGTATGTCTGTGACCATTATGGGTGGTCTGGCGTTTGCGACGGTGTTGACACTGATTGCTGTTCCGCTGCTGTTCATCATCTTCTACCGCATTCATCCAACGAAGGGTGCAGGTAAAGGTGAAGCAGACAAGCCTCTGAAGAAACTGGAAGAAAAAGTTTCTGACGATCAGAAGGCTGAGCCGGAACCGGCCTAA
- a CDS encoding efflux RND transporter periplasmic adaptor subunit, whose translation MQKISGKSRIGRLGAPIFVGALALLLASCQEQEIAEAPKTVAPRPARVMVVSEVDDLFTRNFTGRVDAVQTVDLAFRVSGQLVELPIVEGQRIAKGDLIAALDPTDYENALREAQVNYEQKKKDLQRFETLKDKQVISEGQYDNAKTAFDLAEVTLDRAKQNLGYTKIVAPYDAIVTSRTLDNYAIINAGTSIARVQDVSEVRIDINVPETLFAQATESSVLKMTAEFPSHPGKVFPLEYREHSTEADMVAQTYRVTLAMDNASGFNIIPGMTASVKVKLNSLDAAGATAFFVPTSAVGSAPDKSAYVWVVDENEKRVGRRKVLLGTVLGSFIPVLSGLKDGEMIVTAGVSHLSENQLIVPKL comes from the coding sequence ATGCAGAAAATAAGCGGAAAAAGTAGAATAGGACGCCTGGGCGCGCCTATTTTTGTTGGGGCACTTGCTCTGCTGCTTGCAAGCTGTCAGGAGCAGGAAATTGCGGAAGCACCTAAAACGGTAGCGCCGCGCCCAGCTCGTGTCATGGTCGTTTCTGAGGTTGATGATCTCTTCACACGTAACTTCACTGGACGTGTTGATGCGGTTCAAACCGTTGATCTGGCATTCCGGGTATCCGGCCAGCTTGTCGAACTGCCAATCGTTGAAGGACAGCGCATTGCGAAGGGCGATTTGATTGCTGCGCTTGACCCAACTGATTACGAAAACGCTCTTCGTGAAGCACAGGTCAACTACGAGCAAAAGAAGAAAGACCTGCAGCGCTTTGAAACGTTGAAAGACAAACAGGTTATTTCTGAAGGTCAGTACGATAACGCAAAAACTGCATTTGACCTTGCTGAAGTGACCCTTGATCGTGCCAAGCAAAACCTTGGTTATACAAAGATTGTAGCCCCATACGACGCAATTGTTACTTCCCGTACGCTCGATAATTACGCGATTATCAATGCTGGTACTAGCATCGCACGCGTACAGGACGTGAGTGAAGTTCGCATCGACATCAACGTGCCTGAAACACTGTTTGCTCAGGCAACAGAGTCTTCCGTGCTGAAAATGACCGCTGAGTTCCCATCTCATCCGGGCAAAGTGTTTCCGCTGGAATACCGCGAGCACAGCACTGAAGCTGACATGGTTGCGCAGACTTACCGTGTGACTTTGGCGATGGACAATGCTTCTGGCTTCAACATCATTCCTGGCATGACTGCGAGTGTGAAAGTGAAGCTCAACAGTCTTGATGCAGCCGGTGCGACCGCGTTCTTTGTGCCAACCTCTGCTGTTGGTTCTGCACCAGATAAAAGCGCCTACGTTTGGGTAGTTGATGAGAACGAGAAGCGTGTTGGCCGCCGTAAAGTTCTGCTTGGAACCGTGCTTGGTAGCTTCATTCCTGTTCTGTCCGGCCTGAAGGACGGTGAGATGATTGTGACAGCTGGTGTGAGCCATCTGAGCGAAAATCAGCTGATCGTGCCAAAGCTGTAA
- a CDS encoding TetR/AcrR family transcriptional regulator, whose amino-acid sequence METTAEHILDAVERLVCVEGTRKLTIDAVAAEAGMSKGGVLYNFRSKQELLLGVIRRVVSDVRERTYALCDKLNEQGVSCPTLRANFQIYKEYRDKTAPKALFALAAQEPDLVAEFQDMSTEFGKAVRNEIGDPVLGHMCVLIIDGLYYRQAMDLEYCSTGEIDELIDRVLEISSQNAERAEMNAEAGN is encoded by the coding sequence GTGGAAACAACAGCGGAACATATTCTGGATGCGGTCGAGCGTCTGGTTTGCGTCGAAGGAACTCGTAAACTGACCATTGACGCCGTGGCGGCTGAGGCTGGCATGTCCAAAGGCGGGGTGCTTTACAATTTCCGGAGTAAGCAGGAGCTGTTGCTTGGCGTGATCCGCAGGGTTGTTAGCGATGTCCGGGAACGGACCTACGCGCTCTGTGACAAGTTGAATGAGCAGGGTGTGAGTTGTCCTACATTAAGGGCAAACTTTCAGATCTACAAGGAATACAGGGACAAAACTGCTCCTAAAGCCTTGTTTGCGCTTGCTGCCCAGGAACCTGATTTGGTTGCTGAATTTCAGGATATGAGCACTGAGTTCGGCAAAGCAGTCAGAAATGAAATAGGTGACCCGGTTCTGGGGCATATGTGTGTGCTCATAATTGATGGACTTTATTATCGCCAGGCTATGGATTTGGAATACTGCAGCACTGGTGAGATTGATGAACTTATTGATCGCGTGTTGGAAATTTCCTCCCAGAATGCCGAACGCGCTGAAATGAACGCTGAAGCTGGAAACTAA